One Nostoc sp. CENA543 genomic window, AGAGGCTAGTTGTTCAGTCGTAAAAATTTCCTTGCTGATACGTTGTAAAACTTCACTATCCAATTGATATATGCGACTGTTGCCTTCTGGGCGCATTGTCACCAAATTTAACTCTCTTAGCTTGGCCAAATGATGGGAAACTGTAGGCTCTTTGAGTTGCATTAATGCTGCCAATTCCTCAACACTGCACTCTTGATTAGCTAAGATTCCTAAAATCTTTAATCGGCTTTCGTCAGCCAACGCTTTGAAAAATTGTAGCAGGGTTTGAAATTGTTCTCTGTTCATAATTTGTTATACTTAATTCGACCCCAATCTAATTAGAGGTAGATCGAATTACTGATGCTGTAATCGTCTGATGCAGCACAAGCTCTGCTTTGGTTAATTTTGAATTAATGTTAATTTTGCGATTCGTTGTGAAAAAAGTTGAGTTTTCTTAAGTAGTTCTTCACATTTCGCCATGTTCCAATCATCATTCCGTCGAAGAAAGCAGAAACCAGGTATGCTCAAGCCAGGTACTTCGCTGGTGCAAGCAGCTAGACTTTTAGGTGTAGACCAAAGTACCCTGTACATGGCTCTGCAAAAAGGACAGATACCAACGCACAAAAGAAACGGGCGCACTGTAGTTAGCCAAGGTGCGCTGCTAGATTATAGAGCAAGAATCAGGCACCTTTCATAGTTATTCGTAATTGAGTCCAGCAGAAATCCTAATAGGGGCGCACAACTAGTTAGTTGTGCGCCCCTATATATTTAACAAGTCAGGAGAAAAGCTTACTGTATATGACGGTATCTTATAATTGGGGGAATTCAGTATTTTTTATGAATTAATCCCCAAAGATTATATGAAATTTTTCTGTTTAAGAACATTGATCACAACAGGTGCGATCGCCATTGGTGTAGTTAGCATCACACAGCAACCAGGTTGGACACAATACAACAGGGGTTTTTACTGTGATATGTCCACAGGCAAACCAATCACGATGTATCGCAATTCTAGCGGAGAGCGAGAACCGTGGATTCGCTGGACTTCTAATTTTTTTCAAAACAGTGGTTATGATAATTTCACCAGATGTAGAGAAGTTAGCAGGCGGTTAGAAATTTACCGCCAACAAAGAAGATTAAGATTCATTACTGTGGGTATGATGAATCGTCAGCGTGTGGTTTGCACCGCTAGTCAAATCAATGGTCGTTGTGAAAGACTTATTTTTACTCTGAAGCCAGGACAAGATGCAGTCGCAACGTTAGATAATCTCCTAGCTTGGCGCAAAGGTGAAACAGGAACACCTTCGCTGTATGAAAGTGCTTCAAGTCCTTATATTGATGTCAGTAGCCGTTTAGATAGTGACAGCGACACACCATCTGTGGTATCTCCCACTAATTCCCAGCATGAACCGCAATCACCTACTTCTAATCCAGATAGGGAATTATAGTTTTTCCGCAAGGGGTGTGGGGGTTGATGAAAGGCAAAAGGTAAAAGGCAAAAGGCAAAAGTAGCCAGAAAGCAATCTTTCGCCTTTTTACTTTGTTACTTTTTACTTAATTCTGTACCCTTAATTTAACTAAACTGCTCACCTACATCTAAGTTGAAGAGCATTTGTAGAGTTTGCATACATCGTCTTCTGGCTTCTACATCTTGCTGGGCGCGTAATTGCACCATCGGATCATGTAAAATTTTATTAACAATTCCTCGTGTTAAAGCTTCGATGACTTCTTGATGTTTATCGCCAAATTCCGAACCCAATCTTGATAAAGCTTTCTCTAATTCTTGTTCGCGAATGGTTTCGATTTTATTCCGCAGTGAACTGATTGTTGAAACGGTTTCGAGACTGCGCCACCAAACATCAAAAGCATCAACTTCTTCTTCTAAAAGTCGTTCAGCTTCCTGAGCCATTTTTCTCCGGCTTTCATAGTTTTGAGCGACAACTGCTTTTAAATCATCTACGTTAAACGCTTCTACGTGAGATAGTTCATTTACGTCTACATGGACGTTACGTGGTACAGAAATATCAAATAGCATTAGAGGTTGGTGAGGAGCTAAAACCATCTCTAACTTTGATTTGTCTAAAATGGGGTCAGTTGATGATGTACTAGTAAATACTATGTCACTTTCGGCAATTACTTGCATCATTTCTGAGAGCAAGTGTATGCGGATGGGCTGTTCTGAAAACTGTTGTGCTAATTCTTGAGCGCGATCGCGGGAACGATTGACAATACTAATTTGTGTAGCACCTTTAGAAATCAAGTGTTGCACTAGCAAGCGCGACATCTTCCCCGCACCGAGAATTGCCACACGACAAGCTGCTAAATTATCTACTTTGATTTGTGCGAGTTCTACAGCCGCCGAACTAATAGATACTGCACCCGTACCGATG contains:
- a CDS encoding glutamyl-tRNA reductase, translating into MNIAVVGLSHKTAPVEIREKLSIPEPQTESAIAHLISYPHIDEVAILSTCNRLEIYIVAAETEHGVREVTQFLSEHSKLPINSLRQHLFVLLHEDAVMHVMRVAAGLDSLVLGEGQILAQVKNTHKLGQQYNGIKTILNRLFKQAITAGKRVRTETSIGTGAVSISSAAVELAQIKVDNLAACRVAILGAGKMSRLLVQHLISKGATQISIVNRSRDRAQELAQQFSEQPIRIHLLSEMMQVIAESDIVFTSTSSTDPILDKSKLEMVLAPHQPLMLFDISVPRNVHVDVNELSHVEAFNVDDLKAVVAQNYESRRKMAQEAERLLEEEVDAFDVWWRSLETVSTISSLRNKIETIREQELEKALSRLGSEFGDKHQEVIEALTRGIVNKILHDPMVQLRAQQDVEARRRCMQTLQMLFNLDVGEQFS
- a CDS encoding helix-turn-helix domain-containing protein, with the translated sequence MFQSSFRRRKQKPGMLKPGTSLVQAARLLGVDQSTLYMALQKGQIPTHKRNGRTVVSQGALLDYRARIRHLS
- a CDS encoding COP23 domain-containing protein, whose amino-acid sequence is MKFFCLRTLITTGAIAIGVVSITQQPGWTQYNRGFYCDMSTGKPITMYRNSSGEREPWIRWTSNFFQNSGYDNFTRCREVSRRLEIYRQQRRLRFITVGMMNRQRVVCTASQINGRCERLIFTLKPGQDAVATLDNLLAWRKGETGTPSLYESASSPYIDVSSRLDSDSDTPSVVSPTNSQHEPQSPTSNPDREL